From Neospora caninum Liverpool complete genome, chromosome VIII, a single genomic window includes:
- a CDS encoding putative arginyl-tRNA synthetase, with protein MNPRPTAERRNLCVEKQDKDAEGEAGGAPASPSALELRHWFEDRLRNAISIAMGGDELRDDIPIMVTEAIAPARSIFDFQSSIAISLSGRGGGVQSPEAIAEGLLNNLQSERRLLEPVVELTGVSGRGFINFRLSAGYLAARLVNMFLSPKEGTRLGFPKVLTPERVVVDYASPNICKDLHVGHLRSAVVGDALANLLEFAGHRVVRQNHLGDFGCPAALVLGALEDAELRARPDVQALSAALREQQRRPSRRPEEDREEAEEAVERDGEGKGGAEGKGDGKGAAEALRSGDLQGEMQEPRPSAEGAYAHIDWTGIYQAAKAKVQQDAAFEQACDALLLRLQTAEETSALRQTWAALRRLSLERFESTYRLLGLRPQQVRGESFYAPLLPRVFHHLHSRGLLALRSGALCGVLPSSRAAADPLEGPDGGKEGRDDERRAAETSEKDSDEAGSSRHAAGGGRDLPEAPTKERETGERVKGRGGEAKEEGCEDSAANAKQEEACGLEATGKGRGRIDEIEPDLRDVVVLKKRGATVTYSATDLAAALHRSAYLQADRVLYVVDSAQASHFQRVFSLAHASGITSLNADLRRMRSLRNATGETPMDRAADGSEAENGNDAVWVRGVEGVRTGEAWGTRREDVQADDGVHGFRPEAKVHGTERVPLGVSQRDGEGAGVSAASDSEAREAVPVERSRPDGACAKRSFRDDALTELTHVAVGIVKNPAGTKMKSRAGSAPLLADLLRDAIRQAEGTLGRRTNECLHARTSDAADGPEGCRDKARILGIAAVKYAELSTRRDVDYVFSPDKMLSPKGNTAPYILYSLVRVKGILRRAGWTAGVPTELHGHNNLQSDIVYHLHQNGLDRQLAVRLLGFAMAVQDAIETLMPSKLTAYLYSLCLAFNAFYEKCEVTKAVDEGLRLTRLLLVHGVRQILETSLDLLGIQAVDTL; from the exons ATG AACCCTCGGCCGACCGCTGAACGCAGGAATCTCTGCGTGGAGAAGCAGGacaaagacgcggaaggcgaagccggTGGAGCGccggcttcgccttctgcgttgGAGCTGAGACACTGGTTCGAGGATCGTCTACGGAACGCGATTTCGATCGCTATGGGGGGGGACGAACTTCGCGATGACATCCCGATTATG GTGACAGAAGCGATCGCTCCGGCGCGCTCCATTTTCGACTTCCAATCGAGCATAGCCATCTCCCTATCGGGTCGAGGCGGGGGGGTCCAGAGCCCTGAAGCGATTGCGGAAGGCCTCTTGAATAATCTGCAGAGTGAAAGGCGACTGCTGGAGCCGGTCGTGGAGCTCACAGGCGTCAGCGGGAGAGG GTTCATCAACTTCCGACTGTCGGCCGGCTATCTCGCTGCTCGGCTCGTCAACATGTTCCTGAGTCCAAAGGAAGGAACTCGGTTGGGATTTCCGAAG GTGCTGACTCCCGAGAGAGTCGTGGTGGACTACGCCAGTCCAAATATCTGCAAGGATCTGCACGTGGGCCATCTTCGCTCGGCTGTCGTCGGCGACGCTTTGGCAAA CTTGCTCGAATTCGCCGGGCACCGGGTGGTTCGGCAAAACCACCTCGGAGACTTTGGCTGCCCCGCGGCCCTCGTTCTCGGCGCCTTGGAAGACGCCGAGCTGCGAGCGCGCCCTGACGTGCAGGCTCTGAGCGCTGCGCTCCGTGAGCAGCAGCGGCGGCCTTCGCGCCGACCggaagaagaccgagaagaggcggaagaagctgtcgaaagagacggcgaaggcaaaggcggcgcagaaggcaaAGGCGACGGCAAAGGAGCGGCGGAAGCACTGAGATCGGGTGATCTCCAAGGTGAAATGCAGGAACCGAGGCCAAGCGCCGAAGGTGCCTACGCACATATTGACTGGACAGGCATCTATCAG GCTGCAAAGGCGAAGGTTCAGCAGGACGCGGCTTTCGAACAGGCCTGTGACGCTTTGCTGCTGCGCCTCCAGACCGCGGAGGAGACCTCCGCGCTTCGGCAGACGTGGGCGGCACTCCGGCGATTGTCTCTCGAG CGCTTCGAAAGCACGTATCGACTGTTGGGTCTTCGCCCGCAACAGGTGCGAGGCGAGTCGTTCTACGCTCCCCTGCTTCCTCGGGTGTTTCACCATCTCCACAGTCGcggtctcctcgcgctccgcTCCGGCGCTCTCTGCGGCGTGTTGCCGTCGTCTCGGGCGGCAGCGGACCCGCTGGAGGGGCCAGACGGAGGCAAAGAAGGACGTGACGACGAGCGgcgcgcagcagagacaagtgagaaagacagcgacgaagcAGGATCAAGCCGCCACGCGGCAGGAGGAGGTCGAGACTTGCCAGAGGCTCcaacgaaggaaagagagaccggCGAGCGCGTgaaggggcgaggcggggaggcgaaggaagaggggtGCGAAGACAGCGCAGCAAATGCGAAGCAAGAAGAGGCGTGCGGACTTGAAGCCACGGGCAAGGGGCGAGGTCGAATCGATGAGATCGAGCCTGATCTCCGAGACGTCGTAGTcctgaagaagcgaggagccACAGTGACGTACTCCGCAACAGATCTTGCGGCGGCTCTCCACAG gtCCGCCTACCTGCAGGCCGACCGCGTCCTGTACGTAGTCGACAGCGCGCAGGCTTCGCATTTCCAGCGCGTGTTTTCgctggcgcatgcatcggGCATAACATCGCTGAATGCGGATCTGCGTAGGATGCGAAGCCTGAGGAACGCGACGGGCGAGACGCCGATGGACCGTGCGGCAGACGGATCGGAAGCAGAGAATGGAAACGATGCTGTGTGGGTTCGCGGAGTCGAAGGCGTGAGAACTGGAGAAGCGTGGGGTACGAGACGTGAGGACGTCCAGGCAGATGACGGCGTCCACGGATTCCGTCCAGAGGCAAAGGTCCACGGAACTGAAAGAGTGCCTCTAGGCGTAAGTCAACGTGACGGCGAGGGGGCCGGAGTCTCCGCGGccagcgacagcgaggcgagggaggcggtCCCCGTCGAAAGAAGTCGCCCAGACGGTGCTTGCGCGAAGCGAAGTTTCCGCGACGACGCGCTGACGGAACTGACCCACGTGGCAGTTGGCATCGTGAAAAATCCAGCGGGGACGAAAATGAAATCGCGCGCAGGGTCGGCGCCCCTGCTTGCTGATCTTCTTCGAGACGCCATTCGCCAAGCCG AAGGCACCCtcgggagaaggacgaatGAGTGTCTCCACGCGCGAACTTCGGACGCTGCCGACGGTCCCGAAGGTTGCCGCGATAAGGCTCGGATACTTG GAATTGCCGCAGTGAAATACGCAGAGTTGAGTACAAGGCGAGACGTTGATTACGTGTTTTCTCCTGACAAAATGCTGAGTCCCAAAGGCAATACGGCGCCGTATATCCTCTACTCGTTGGTGCGCGTGAAAGGCATTCTTCGCCGCGCAGGATGGACTGCCGGCGTCCCGACAGAACTCCACGGAC ACAACAACCTCCAATCCGACATCGTTTACCATCTGCACCAAAACGGCCTTGATCGTCAGCTGGCCGTGCGGCTGCTGGGATTCGCGATGGCTGTCCAGGACGCGATAGAGACACTCATGCCGAGCAAACTGACGGCGTATCTGTATTCTCTCTGTTTGGCTTTCAATGCGTTCTACGAAAAATGTGAAGTCACCAAGGCGGTGGATGAGGGACTCCGGTTGACGAGGCTGCTTCTCGTTCACGGAGTCCGACAAATCTTGGAAACGAGTTTGGACCTCCTCGGCATTCAAGCCGTCGACACCTTGTAG